One genomic region from Hoeflea algicola encodes:
- a CDS encoding pyruvate dehydrogenase complex dihydrolipoamide acetyltransferase: protein MPINITMPALSPTMEEGNLAKWLVKEGDKVTSGDVLCEIETDKATMEVEAIDEGTVAKLVVPAGTEGVKVNAVIAILAAEGESVEDAAKGGGDAPAAKPAEAPAETPKAAAAPTTDNKPIRDANPAAPAAPPAPVAASGERTFSSPLARRIAKDAGVDVAQISGSGPHGRVVKKDVEAAIASGTGKAQAAAAPQATAAAPATAPKGMSDDAVLKNFAEGSYELVKHDGMRKTIARRLQESKQTIPHFYVTVDCELDALLALRAQLNKAAPVKDDKPAYKLSVNDMVIKALALALRDVPDANVSWTDENMVKHKHADVGVAVSIPGGLITPIIRSAETKTLSAISNEMKDMGKRAKDKKLKPEEYQGGTTAVSNMGMMGVKDFAAVVNPPHATILAVGAGEKRPVVKDDALAIATVMSVTLSTDHRAVDGALGAELLAAFKGYIESPMGMLV, encoded by the coding sequence ATGCCCATTAACATCACAATGCCCGCCCTGTCGCCGACCATGGAGGAGGGCAACCTCGCCAAATGGCTGGTCAAGGAAGGCGACAAGGTGACGTCTGGTGACGTTCTCTGCGAGATCGAGACCGACAAGGCGACCATGGAAGTAGAAGCCATTGATGAAGGCACGGTTGCCAAGCTCGTGGTTCCGGCCGGCACCGAAGGTGTCAAGGTCAACGCCGTGATCGCCATTCTCGCCGCTGAAGGCGAAAGTGTCGAGGACGCTGCCAAGGGTGGTGGCGACGCGCCTGCGGCAAAGCCAGCCGAAGCGCCCGCCGAGACACCCAAGGCTGCGGCCGCGCCGACAACGGACAACAAACCGATCCGCGACGCCAATCCCGCGGCACCCGCAGCCCCACCGGCACCGGTGGCAGCATCTGGCGAGCGGACGTTCTCCTCGCCGTTGGCACGCCGCATCGCCAAGGATGCCGGCGTTGATGTCGCGCAGATTTCCGGCTCCGGCCCACACGGTCGTGTAGTCAAGAAGGATGTCGAAGCCGCGATCGCTTCGGGTACAGGCAAGGCCCAGGCGGCAGCCGCACCGCAGGCAACTGCCGCGGCTCCCGCTACAGCGCCAAAGGGCATGTCCGACGATGCCGTGCTCAAGAATTTTGCCGAAGGTTCCTACGAACTGGTCAAGCACGACGGCATGCGCAAAACCATTGCCCGCCGGTTGCAGGAATCCAAGCAGACGATCCCGCATTTCTACGTCACCGTCGATTGCGAACTCGATGCGCTGCTGGCCCTGCGCGCGCAACTCAACAAGGCAGCCCCCGTCAAGGACGACAAGCCCGCCTACAAGCTCTCGGTCAACGACATGGTAATCAAGGCGTTAGCGCTCGCACTGCGCGATGTGCCCGACGCCAATGTCTCCTGGACCGACGAAAACATGGTCAAGCACAAGCACGCCGATGTCGGCGTTGCTGTTTCGATCCCAGGCGGCCTGATCACCCCGATCATCCGCTCGGCCGAGACCAAGACCCTGTCGGCCATCTCCAACGAGATGAAGGACATGGGCAAGCGCGCCAAGGACAAGAAGCTCAAGCCCGAGGAATACCAGGGCGGCACCACTGCGGTGTCGAACATGGGCATGATGGGCGTCAAGGACTTCGCCGCCGTCGTCAATCCGCCGCATGCGACCATTCTGGCCGTTGGTGCGGGCGAAAAGCGCCCGGTGGTCAAGGATGACGCCCTGGCAATCGCCACGGTGATGAGCGTGACGCTGTCGACCGACCACCGTGCCGTCGACGGCGCGCTCGGCGCCGAACTGCTGGCCGCCTTCAAGGGCTATATCGAAAGCCCGATGGGAATGCTGGTTTGA
- the eno gene encoding phosphopyruvate hydratase translates to MTAIIDIVGREILDSRGNPTVEVDVHLDDGAMGRAMVPSGASTGAHEAVELRDGGSRYLGKGVEKAVASVNGELRENICGMDAEGQIALDMAMIELDGTANKSKLGANAILGVSLAAARAAAQSSGLPLYRYVGGANARLLPVPMMNIINGGAHADNPIDFQEFMIMPVGASSLREAVRMGSEVFHTLRKELAADGHNTNVGDEGGFAPNLKSAPEALDFIMKSIEKAGYRPGEDIHLALDPASTEFFKDGKYDLAGEGRVLESAEMAAYYAELVAKYPIISIEDGLAEDDWEGWKTLTDMVGDKCQLVGDDLFVTNSARLRDGIKMGVANSILIKVNQIGTLSETLDAVEIAHKAGYTAVMSHRSGETEDSTIADLAVATNCGQIKTGSLSRSDRLAKYNQLIRIEEELGIEAAYAGASILRG, encoded by the coding sequence ATGACCGCCATTATTGATATTGTTGGACGGGAAATTCTCGACAGCCGCGGAAACCCGACAGTTGAAGTCGATGTCCATCTCGACGATGGCGCCATGGGCCGCGCAATGGTTCCCTCAGGCGCCTCGACCGGGGCCCATGAAGCCGTCGAGTTGCGCGACGGCGGCAGCCGCTATCTTGGCAAGGGCGTGGAAAAAGCAGTCGCCTCGGTCAATGGCGAGCTGCGCGAGAACATCTGCGGCATGGATGCCGAAGGCCAGATTGCCCTCGACATGGCAATGATCGAGCTTGATGGCACTGCCAACAAGAGCAAGCTCGGCGCCAACGCCATTCTCGGCGTGTCGCTGGCAGCCGCCCGCGCCGCGGCGCAATCGAGCGGCCTGCCGCTCTACCGCTATGTCGGCGGCGCCAATGCACGGCTGTTGCCGGTGCCGATGATGAACATCATCAATGGTGGCGCGCATGCCGACAACCCGATTGATTTTCAGGAATTCATGATCATGCCGGTGGGCGCTTCCAGCCTGCGCGAGGCGGTGCGCATGGGCTCCGAAGTGTTCCACACCCTGCGCAAGGAACTTGCCGCTGACGGTCACAACACCAACGTCGGCGACGAGGGCGGGTTTGCCCCGAACCTGAAGAGCGCGCCCGAAGCGCTCGACTTCATCATGAAGTCGATTGAAAAGGCCGGCTATCGTCCGGGCGAAGATATCCATCTCGCGCTCGACCCTGCCTCGACCGAATTCTTCAAGGATGGAAAATACGATCTGGCAGGCGAGGGGCGTGTTCTCGAAAGCGCGGAAATGGCTGCCTATTACGCCGAGCTCGTTGCCAAATACCCGATCATCTCGATCGAAGACGGCTTGGCCGAAGATGATTGGGAAGGCTGGAAGACGCTTACCGATATGGTTGGCGACAAGTGTCAGCTGGTCGGTGATGATCTGTTTGTCACCAACTCCGCGCGGCTGCGCGACGGCATCAAGATGGGCGTCGCCAATTCGATCCTGATCAAGGTCAACCAGATCGGCACGCTGTCGGAAACCCTTGATGCGGTCGAGATCGCCCACAAGGCCGGTTATACTGCGGTGATGAGCCATCGTTCCGGTGAAACCGAAGATTCCACCATCGCCGATCTCGCCGTCGCCACCAATTGCGGCCAGATCAAAACCGGTTCGCTGTCGCGCTCCGACCGGCTGGCCAAGTACAACCAGCTGATCCGCATCGAGGAAGAACTCGGTATTGAAGCAGCTTACGCCGGCGCCTCGATCCTGCGCGGATAA
- a CDS encoding YdcH family protein, translating into MSNTPHELTEEFPEHLAKMQELKQGNAHFAKLSDAYHEVNRAIHRAETDIEPTGDLHMEEMRKERLKLKDEIYGMLTD; encoded by the coding sequence ATGTCGAACACGCCCCACGAATTGACGGAGGAATTTCCCGAACATCTCGCGAAAATGCAGGAGCTGAAGCAGGGCAATGCCCATTTCGCCAAGCTTTCCGATGCCTATCACGAGGTCAACCGGGCAATCCACCGGGCAGAAACGGACATCGAGCCAACCGGCGATTTGCACATGGAAGAAATGCGCAAGGAACGGCTGAAGCTCAAGGACGAAATCTACGGGATGCTGACGGACTGA
- the lpdA gene encoding dihydrolipoyl dehydrogenase yields the protein MSNTYDVIIIGSGPGGYIAAIRAAQLGLKIAVVEREHLAGICSNWGCIPTKALLRSAEVLHLAEHAKNYGLKLEGTVTPDIEAIVKRSRGIAERMNGGVGFLMKKNKVDVIWGEAKLSKPGEIVVTKTTKKIVEPQGPIPKNTLGEGTYTAKHIIVATGARPRALPGIEPDGKLIWTYFDAMKPEKMPKSLLVMGSGAIGIEFASFYRTMGVDVTVVEVMKTVMPVEDAEISAFAKKQFDKQGMKILLEAKVTKVDKAADSITAHVELKDGKVEKITADRMISAVGVQGNIENLGLEALGVKTDRGCIVIDGYGKTNVPGLYAIGDVAGPPMLAHKAEHEAVICVEKIAGLPNVHPMDKLKIPGCTYCNPQVASVGLTEAKAKEQGREIRVGRFPFVANGKAIALGEDQGMVKTIFDKKTGELLGAHLVGAEVTELIQGFVVAMNLETTEEDLMHTIFPHPTISETLKESVLDAYNRALNA from the coding sequence GTGTCAAACACTTACGACGTGATCATCATTGGTTCCGGCCCCGGCGGCTATATCGCGGCCATCCGCGCCGCCCAACTCGGTCTGAAGATTGCCGTGGTTGAACGCGAGCACTTGGCCGGCATCTGCTCCAACTGGGGCTGCATCCCGACCAAGGCGCTATTGCGCTCGGCCGAAGTGTTACATCTTGCAGAACACGCCAAGAATTACGGTCTCAAGCTTGAAGGCACGGTAACGCCGGATATCGAAGCCATCGTCAAGCGTTCGCGCGGTATTGCCGAGCGGATGAATGGCGGTGTCGGCTTCCTGATGAAAAAGAACAAGGTCGATGTCATCTGGGGCGAGGCGAAGCTCAGCAAGCCCGGCGAGATCGTTGTCACCAAGACCACCAAGAAGATCGTCGAGCCGCAGGGCCCGATCCCCAAGAACACGCTTGGTGAGGGCACCTACACCGCCAAGCACATCATCGTTGCTACCGGCGCGCGTCCCCGCGCCTTGCCGGGCATCGAGCCCGATGGCAAGCTGATCTGGACCTATTTCGATGCGATGAAGCCTGAAAAAATGCCGAAATCGCTGCTGGTCATGGGGTCCGGCGCGATCGGCATCGAATTCGCCTCGTTCTACCGCACCATGGGTGTGGACGTGACCGTGGTTGAAGTCATGAAAACCGTCATGCCGGTCGAGGATGCGGAAATTTCGGCCTTCGCCAAGAAGCAGTTCGACAAGCAGGGCATGAAGATCCTGCTCGAAGCCAAGGTCACCAAGGTCGACAAGGCCGCCGACTCGATCACTGCCCATGTGGAACTGAAAGACGGCAAGGTCGAGAAGATCACCGCTGACCGGATGATCTCGGCTGTCGGCGTTCAGGGCAATATCGAAAATCTCGGACTTGAAGCACTCGGCGTCAAAACCGATCGCGGCTGCATTGTTATTGACGGCTACGGCAAGACCAACGTGCCCGGTCTCTACGCAATCGGCGATGTTGCCGGTCCGCCGATGCTGGCTCACAAGGCCGAGCACGAGGCCGTCATTTGCGTTGAGAAGATCGCCGGCCTGCCCAATGTTCATCCTATGGACAAGCTCAAGATCCCCGGCTGCACCTATTGCAATCCGCAGGTAGCTTCCGTCGGCCTGACCGAAGCTAAAGCCAAGGAGCAGGGCCGCGAAATCCGCGTCGGTCGCTTCCCGTTTGTCGCCAATGGCAAGGCGATTGCACTCGGTGAAGACCAGGGCATGGTCAAGACCATCTTCGACAAGAAGACCGGCGAACTTTTGGGTGCGCATCTGGTCGGCGCCGAAGTCACCGAATTGATCCAAGGCTTTGTCGTGGCGATGAATCTGGAGACCACCGAGGAAGACCTGATGCACACCATCTTCCCGCATCCGACGATTTCGGAGACGCTCAAGGAAAGCGTGCTCGACGCCTATAACCGTGCACTGAACGCCTGA
- a CDS encoding GlsB/YeaQ/YmgE family stress response membrane protein yields the protein MSQQMGFMTMPGVGFLGLLLIGLIAGYVAERAMNRDHGLLTNMLVGIAGSFVGGALAGVLNINYYGFAGNLVVAIVGALLILWVFGRAKRT from the coding sequence ATGAGTCAGCAGATGGGATTCATGACGATGCCCGGCGTCGGCTTTCTGGGCCTGCTGCTGATCGGCCTGATTGCCGGCTATGTCGCCGAACGCGCCATGAACCGTGATCACGGCCTGCTGACCAACATGCTGGTCGGCATCGCCGGTTCATTTGTAGGCGGCGCTCTGGCGGGCGTGCTCAACATCAACTATTACGGCTTCGCCGGGAACCTGGTGGTCGCCATTGTTGGCGCCCTTCTGATTCTCTGGGTCTTCGGCCGTGCCAAGCGCACCTGA
- a CDS encoding FtsB family cell division protein — protein MRTQFRKQRRWGRWVIPLLSLGCFTYFGFHSWSGAYGLNSAEALEVRRVELTEQLASLTERRQRLERQVLLLSDGAVEADMLDERARFLLNVAREDEVVYFN, from the coding sequence ATGCGGACTCAATTCAGAAAACAGCGGAGATGGGGCAGGTGGGTAATTCCTCTGCTCTCACTGGGCTGTTTTACCTATTTCGGATTTCATTCCTGGTCGGGGGCCTATGGCCTCAATTCGGCGGAAGCGCTCGAGGTGCGTCGCGTTGAGTTGACGGAACAGCTTGCAAGCTTGACCGAACGCAGGCAACGTCTGGAAAGACAGGTCCTGTTGCTGAGCGACGGCGCAGTGGAGGCGGACATGCTCGATGAGCGGGCGCGGTTTCTCCTGAATGTCGCCCGCGAGGACGAGGTCGTCTATTTCAATTGA
- a CDS encoding pyruvate dehydrogenase complex E1 component subunit beta: protein MPIDILMPALSPTMEEGTLSKWLKNEGDKVASGDVLAEIETDKATMEVEAIDEGVLGKIVVPAGTENVKVNAVIAVILEEGESTSDIGSAKAEAPAPKPAEPEAAASPEPAAQAPVAAAPVANVAASDPSIPEGTEMVPTTVREALRDAMAEEMRANEDVFLMGEEVAEYQGAYKISQGLLAEFGARRVVDTPITEHGFAGVGVGAAMSGLRPIAEFMTFNFAMQAIDQIINSAAKTLYMSGGQMGAPIAFRGPNGAAARVGAQHSQCYAAWYSHVPGLKVVMPYTAADAKGLLKAAIRDPNPVIFLENEILYGQTFDVPKLDDFVLPIGKARVHKTGKDVTIVSFGIGMSYAVKAVDELSKLGIDVELIDLRTIRPMDLPTVIESVKKTGRLVTVEEGYPQSSVGTEIATRVQQQAFDYLDAPIITIAGKDVPMPYAANLEKLALPNVGEIVEAVKAVTYTA from the coding sequence ATGCCGATTGATATCCTGATGCCCGCGCTTTCCCCGACCATGGAAGAAGGCACGTTGTCGAAATGGCTCAAGAACGAGGGCGACAAGGTCGCCTCGGGCGATGTGCTGGCCGAAATTGAAACAGACAAGGCGACCATGGAAGTGGAAGCCATTGATGAGGGTGTGCTCGGCAAGATCGTCGTTCCCGCCGGTACCGAAAACGTCAAGGTCAATGCCGTCATTGCGGTGATCCTGGAAGAGGGCGAAAGCACTTCCGACATCGGTTCAGCAAAGGCTGAGGCCCCTGCGCCCAAGCCTGCCGAGCCGGAAGCCGCAGCTTCGCCGGAACCTGCCGCTCAAGCGCCTGTTGCCGCTGCCCCGGTGGCTAATGTGGCCGCATCCGACCCATCGATCCCTGAAGGCACCGAAATGGTGCCGACCACCGTGCGCGAAGCGTTGCGTGACGCCATGGCCGAGGAAATGCGCGCCAATGAAGATGTCTTCCTCATGGGCGAGGAAGTGGCCGAGTACCAGGGCGCCTACAAGATCTCCCAGGGGTTGTTGGCCGAATTCGGCGCCCGCCGGGTGGTCGATACGCCAATCACCGAACATGGCTTTGCCGGCGTCGGTGTCGGGGCCGCCATGTCAGGTCTTCGTCCGATCGCCGAATTCATGACATTCAATTTCGCCATGCAGGCGATTGACCAGATCATCAACTCCGCCGCCAAGACGCTGTACATGTCCGGTGGCCAGATGGGCGCGCCGATCGCCTTCCGCGGACCCAACGGCGCTGCCGCCCGCGTCGGCGCCCAGCACTCGCAGTGCTACGCCGCCTGGTACAGCCATGTCCCGGGCCTGAAGGTGGTGATGCCCTATACGGCAGCCGACGCCAAGGGGCTGCTGAAGGCTGCCATCCGCGATCCCAATCCGGTGATCTTCCTCGAAAACGAGATCCTTTACGGCCAGACATTCGACGTGCCGAAGCTCGATGATTTCGTGCTGCCGATCGGCAAGGCGCGGGTTCACAAGACCGGCAAGGATGTCACCATTGTCTCCTTCGGCATCGGCATGAGCTATGCGGTCAAGGCGGTCGATGAGCTGTCCAAGCTCGGCATCGATGTCGAACTGATCGATCTGCGCACGATCCGGCCGATGGATCTGCCAACAGTGATCGAGAGCGTCAAGAAGACCGGGCGCCTGGTCACCGTCGAGGAAGGTTATCCGCAATCTTCTGTCGGCACAGAGATCGCCACGCGCGTGCAGCAGCAGGCGTTCGATTATCTCGATGCGCCGATCATCACCATCGCGGGCAAGGATGTTCCGATGCCCTACGCGGCAAATCTCGAAAAGCTGGCGCTACCAAATGTCGGCGAAATCGTCGAGGCGGTCAAAGCCGTCACCTATACGGCTTGA
- a CDS encoding HIT family protein, with translation MKVEAEHLSSCLFCNMAQGHVGTEAIFKNENILAFLDICPIRRGHVQIIPLQHFAYFEDLPGDLAAEIFATGQMVARAQKRIYDVERVAFLFSGGDIAHAHAHLVPMVDKTDITSRLYIKQTDLTFVSAPRASAEELKSAARELRSALKCG, from the coding sequence ATGAAAGTGGAAGCCGAACATTTGTCGTCGTGTCTGTTCTGCAACATGGCTCAGGGGCACGTCGGGACCGAAGCCATATTCAAGAATGAAAATATTTTGGCCTTTCTTGATATTTGTCCAATCCGCCGCGGCCATGTTCAGATCATACCACTTCAACATTTCGCCTATTTTGAAGATTTGCCGGGCGATCTGGCCGCAGAGATTTTCGCCACTGGTCAGATGGTCGCCCGCGCTCAGAAGCGGATCTACGACGTTGAGCGCGTGGCGTTCCTGTTTTCGGGCGGCGACATCGCCCACGCTCATGCGCATTTGGTGCCGATGGTGGACAAGACTGACATAACCTCGCGCCTCTATATCAAACAGACCGATCTCACATTTGTTTCAGCGCCACGCGCGTCCGCCGAAGAACTGAAGAGCGCCGCCCGCGAACTCAGGAGCGCTCTCAAGTGCGGATGA
- a CDS encoding SGNH/GDSL hydrolase family protein: MKTVLCYGDSLTWGYDPATRARHPLEDRWPTVLASALGEGVHVVVDGLNGRTTAFDDYTGDCDRNGARTLPTALHAHAPLDLVIIMLGANDMKPHLAATAHAASKGVRRLLDLVRLHNWPVEQEPPQTLVVSPPPLVEAADPDFAAMFEGGIMQSAMLASFYADLADEAGAGFFDAGSVAECSTIDGVHLDAANSRAVGRGLAPVVRLLLGQ, translated from the coding sequence ATGAAAACCGTGCTTTGTTATGGCGACAGCCTGACCTGGGGATATGATCCGGCAACCCGGGCGCGGCACCCGCTTGAGGACCGCTGGCCGACGGTTTTGGCGAGTGCATTGGGTGAAGGCGTACATGTGGTCGTCGATGGTCTCAATGGCCGCACCACCGCGTTTGACGATTACACCGGCGATTGCGACCGCAACGGCGCGCGCACGCTGCCCACCGCATTGCATGCCCACGCGCCGCTCGATCTGGTGATCATCATGTTGGGCGCCAACGATATGAAGCCGCATCTGGCTGCCACCGCCCATGCCGCGTCAAAAGGCGTGCGCCGGCTGCTGGATCTAGTTCGCCTGCACAATTGGCCGGTCGAGCAGGAGCCGCCGCAGACCCTCGTAGTCTCGCCGCCACCGCTGGTCGAGGCCGCCGATCCGGATTTCGCGGCGATGTTCGAGGGCGGGATCATGCAGTCGGCGATGCTGGCTTCGTTCTACGCCGATCTCGCCGATGAGGCGGGCGCCGGTTTTTTCGATGCCGGTTCGGTGGCCGAATGTTCGACCATTGACGGTGTCCACCTCGATGCTGCCAACAGCCGCGCCGTTGGCCGCGGCCTGGCGCCGGTGGTTCGGCTGTTATTGGGGCAATGA
- a CDS encoding type II toxin-antitoxin system RatA family toxin, with protein MPSYETKRPVPHSPRQMFDLVADVERYPEFLPLCEALSVRSRKERDGKTLLIADMTVGYKAIRETFTSQVLLKPDELAIDVKYLDGPFKYLDNRWRFEPHEGGGCEVCFYIEYEFKSRMLGALMGAMFDRAFRMFAEAFEKRAVEIYGAAGDV; from the coding sequence ATGCCATCTTATGAGACCAAACGCCCGGTTCCGCACTCACCGCGCCAGATGTTCGATCTGGTTGCCGATGTCGAGCGCTATCCTGAGTTCCTGCCGCTGTGTGAGGCGCTCTCTGTGCGCTCGCGCAAGGAACGCGACGGCAAGACCTTGCTGATTGCCGACATGACGGTGGGCTACAAAGCAATCCGCGAAACCTTCACCAGTCAGGTGCTGCTCAAGCCTGATGAGCTTGCCATCGATGTCAAATACCTCGATGGCCCGTTCAAGTATCTCGACAACCGCTGGCGCTTCGAACCGCACGAGGGCGGTGGTTGCGAAGTGTGCTTCTATATCGAGTACGAGTTCAAGAGCCGGATGCTTGGCGCACTGATGGGGGCGATGTTCGATCGCGCCTTTCGCATGTTCGCCGAAGCATTCGAAAAGCGCGCTGTCGAGATCTACGGCGCGGCCGGCGACGTCTGA
- a CDS encoding HdeD family acid-resistance protein: MADHGVNEGFGRTWTWMAVLAVICIIGGFMALINPFGATILAVVLAGWIFLMQGVIQVVHAFRVRDWPGFIWSLGLGVLSLIVGFVLVADPLAGSVSLTLLVAVLLLMTGVAKTMFGFALRPASGWVWVLVSGLVSAVLGVMILAGLPATATTILGLLLGIELISNGVLFLFVALGLRKMGYR; the protein is encoded by the coding sequence ATGGCTGATCATGGTGTGAACGAGGGGTTTGGCAGAACCTGGACCTGGATGGCGGTGCTCGCCGTCATCTGCATCATCGGCGGCTTCATGGCGCTGATCAATCCGTTTGGCGCCACCATTCTTGCTGTTGTGCTGGCGGGTTGGATCTTCCTGATGCAGGGCGTGATCCAGGTGGTTCACGCCTTTCGTGTGCGCGATTGGCCGGGTTTCATCTGGTCGCTCGGGCTCGGCGTGCTTTCGCTCATTGTCGGTTTTGTGCTGGTTGCCGATCCGCTCGCAGGCAGCGTCTCGCTGACCTTGCTGGTGGCTGTGCTGCTGTTGATGACCGGCGTCGCCAAGACCATGTTCGGCTTCGCTTTGAGGCCCGCCAGCGGCTGGGTCTGGGTGCTGGTCTCAGGCCTGGTTTCGGCCGTTCTCGGCGTGATGATCCTTGCCGGTCTGCCCGCCACGGCAACAACCATCCTCGGCCTGTTGCTCGGCATCGAACTGATCTCCAACGGCGTGCTGTTCCTGTTCGTGGCGCTGGGACTGCGCAAAATGGGGTATCGCTGA
- the pdhA gene encoding pyruvate dehydrogenase (acetyl-transferring) E1 component subunit alpha translates to MAPRKSAPAASRKKPAAKSGLNGGITDFDKSTELEAYHEMLLIRRFEEKAGQLYGMGFIGGFCHLYIGQEAVVIGMQMALKDGDQVITGYRDHGHMLATGMEARGVMAELTGRRGGYSRGKGGSMHMFSKEKNFYGGHGIVGGQVSLGTGLAFANKYRGNDNVSVAYFGDGAANQGQVYESFNMAALWKLPVIYIIENNRYAMGTSVSRASAQTDFSMRGLSFGIPGHQVDGMDVRAVHAAAVEAVAHCRAGKGPIILEMMTYRYRGHSMSDPAKYRSKDEVQKMRAEHDPIEQVKARILELKHATEEELKGIDKNVRDVVADAADFAQADKEPDASELYTDILL, encoded by the coding sequence ATGGCTCCACGTAAAAGCGCGCCAGCCGCATCCCGCAAGAAACCAGCCGCAAAAAGCGGTCTGAATGGCGGGATTACCGACTTCGACAAGTCCACCGAACTTGAAGCCTATCATGAGATGCTGCTGATCCGCCGCTTCGAAGAGAAGGCGGGGCAGCTCTACGGCATGGGTTTCATTGGCGGCTTCTGCCATCTCTATATCGGCCAGGAAGCGGTCGTTATCGGCATGCAGATGGCGCTCAAGGACGGTGACCAGGTGATTACCGGCTATCGTGACCATGGCCACATGCTGGCCACCGGCATGGAAGCTCGTGGCGTGATGGCCGAGCTGACTGGCCGCCGGGGAGGCTATTCCCGCGGCAAGGGCGGCTCGATGCACATGTTCTCCAAGGAAAAGAATTTCTACGGCGGTCACGGTATCGTCGGCGGCCAGGTGTCGCTCGGCACCGGCCTGGCATTTGCCAATAAGTACCGGGGCAACGACAATGTTTCGGTCGCCTATTTCGGTGATGGCGCAGCCAACCAGGGCCAGGTCTACGAGAGCTTCAACATGGCAGCACTCTGGAAGCTGCCGGTGATCTACATCATCGAAAACAACCGTTACGCCATGGGGACGTCGGTTTCTCGCGCATCCGCGCAGACCGATTTTTCCATGCGGGGCCTGTCCTTCGGCATTCCCGGCCATCAGGTTGACGGCATGGACGTACGCGCGGTTCATGCGGCTGCGGTCGAGGCCGTGGCGCATTGTCGTGCCGGCAAGGGGCCGATCATTCTGGAAATGATGACCTATCGCTATCGCGGCCATTCGATGTCCGATCCGGCGAAATACCGCAGCAAGGACGAGGTCCAGAAGATGCGCGCCGAACATGACCCGATCGAACAGGTCAAGGCCCGTATCCTCGAGCTCAAGCATGCCACTGAGGAAGAACTCAAGGGCATCGACAAGAATGTGCGCGATGTGGTGGCGGACGCGGCGGACTTCGCCCAGGCCGACAAGGAGCCGGATGCCTCCGAGCTCTACACCGACATTCTGCTTTAA
- the lipA gene encoding lipoyl synthase → MVTILDATTADFKPEARRIRHPEKQNRPDTEVKRKPDWIRVKAPTSKGYQETRSIVKENKLVTVCEEAGCPNIGECWEKKHASFMIMGEICTRACAFCNVSTGKPNALDMNEPENVANAVKQMGLTHVVITSVDRDDLDDGGAEHFEKVIWAIRKASPSTTIEILTPDFLRKPGALERVVAAKPDVFNHNLETVPSNYLTVRPGARYFHSIRLLQKVKELDPTMFTKSGIMVGLGETRNEVLQLMDDLRVADVDFITIGQYLQPTRKHHEVMSFVTPDEFKSYETIAYTKGFLMVSASPLTRSSHHAGDDFARLRENRAKKFAAAI, encoded by the coding sequence ATGGTCACCATTCTCGACGCCACCACCGCTGATTTCAAGCCCGAAGCCAGGCGCATCCGCCATCCGGAAAAGCAGAACCGTCCGGATACCGAGGTCAAGCGCAAACCGGACTGGATCCGGGTGAAAGCGCCGACGTCGAAGGGCTACCAGGAGACCCGCAGCATCGTCAAAGAAAACAAGCTGGTGACCGTCTGCGAGGAAGCCGGCTGCCCCAATATCGGCGAATGCTGGGAGAAGAAGCACGCCTCGTTCATGATCATGGGCGAGATCTGCACCCGCGCCTGCGCCTTCTGCAATGTCTCGACCGGCAAGCCCAATGCGCTCGACATGAACGAGCCGGAAAATGTCGCCAACGCCGTCAAGCAGATGGGGCTCACCCATGTGGTCATCACCTCGGTCGACCGCGATGATCTCGATGATGGCGGCGCTGAACATTTCGAAAAGGTGATCTGGGCGATCCGCAAGGCCTCACCATCGACCACCATCGAGATCCTGACACCTGACTTCCTGCGCAAGCCCGGCGCGCTGGAGCGCGTTGTCGCCGCCAAACCTGACGTCTTCAACCACAATCTCGAAACCGTGCCGTCCAACTATCTCACGGTGCGGCCGGGCGCGCGCTATTTCCATTCGATCCGCCTGCTACAGAAGGTCAAGGAACTCGACCCGACGATGTTCACCAAGTCGGGCATCATGGTGGGGCTCGGCGAGACTCGCAACGAAGTACTGCAACTGATGGACGACCTGCGAGTTGCTGACGTTGATTTCATCACCATCGGCCAGTATCTGCAGCCGACCCGCAAGCACCACGAAGTCATGAGCTTCGTTACACCAGACGAGTTCAAGAGCTACGAGACCATCGCCTACACCAAGGGCTTCCTGATGGTGTCGGCCAGCCCGTTGACCCGCTCGTCCCACCACGCCGGCGACGATTTTGCGCGGCTCAGAGAAAACCGCGCGAAAAAATTTGCGGCTGCGATTTAG